A stretch of the Capsicum annuum cultivar UCD-10X-F1 chromosome 10, UCD10Xv1.1, whole genome shotgun sequence genome encodes the following:
- the LOC124887773 gene encoding uncharacterized protein LOC124887773 codes for MRIVNGCWKHLDIKKTDVFIIRRFNPEHSCRLSDRILKNIMATTAFVCEFAAPKLVNYKRKYTSRDIMEEIKVVYGVNINYMKSWCTKERAIAMLRGSPADGPVVVVDGVRLSGPYQGTFLSASTLDGAGCILPLAYGIVDMENDSSWSWFFNQFKAAFEKCDNIYFRKSKKSISDLYYSMAKAYRKEDFDYLISKIEKNDSRVKKYLQEAGYEKLSRCHSPINRGRMMTSNIAECINGCLVEARKLPIYEFLEEVRILFGSWNYKNSEIASYTSTTLGHRFDEILTLNGMKALRMTVKASSPYIYSVYESGRRYIIDLESESCNCERFQIEQIPCAHTIAILKSKHVKEFGPYCSEYYKLATLVKTYEVPIIPMPDRTDWNVPNSVAEEEVLPSIFKRLPGRSKKGRKKKSCKTLSSSIKYCGRYGHEGYNRRSCNFFPK; via the exons ATGAGAATTGTGAATGGATGTTGGAAGCATCTAGATATAAAAAAAACAGATGTTTTTATCATCAGGAGATTTAATCCAGAACATTCATGTCGTTTGAGTGATAGGATTCTGAAGAATATTATGGCAACTACTGCTTTTGTGTGTGAATTCGCGGCTCCTAAATTAGTTAACTATAAAAGAAAGTACACATCGAGAGACATCATGGAAGAAATAAAAGTTGTATATGGTGTTAATATAAACTATATGAAGTCATGGTGTACAAAGGAGCGCGCCATAGCGATGCTTAGAGGCAGTCCAGCTGATGG ACCcgttgtagttgttgatggtgtGCGTTTAAGTGGACCATATCAAGGGACTTTCCTATCAGCAAGTACACTCGACGGTGCAG GATGTATTTTACCGCTTGCGTACGGAATTGTGGATATGGAAAATGACAGCTCATGGTCATGGTTTTTCAACCAATTCAAAGCTGCTTTTGAAAAATGTGACAACAT ttACTTTCGGAAAAGCAAAAAAAGTATTAGTGATTTGTATTATTCAATGGCCAAGGCTTATCGAAAAGAGGATTTTGACTACCTAATttcaaagattgaaaaaaatgatTCGAGAGTGAAAAAATATCTACAAGAAGCTGGATATGAAAAGTTGAGTAGGTGTCATTCACCGATAAACAGAGGACGGATGATGACTTCGAATATTGCTGAGTGTATTAATGGGTGTTTGGTGGAGGCCAGAAAATTGCCAATATATGAATTCTTAGAAGAGGTGCGAATTTTATTTGGATCTTGGAACTATAAAAATAGTGAGATAGCTTCATATACAAGTACTACGTTGGGTCATAGATTTGATGAAATCTTAACTCTCAATGGTATGAAAGCGTTGAGGATGACG GTTAAGGCGTCCTCACCgtatatatattcagtttatgAATCTGGACGAAGATACATTATCGACCTTGAAAGTGAGTCATGCAACTGTGAGAGGTTCCAAATAGAACAAATACCTTGTGCTCACACTATTGCCATATTAAAGTCTAAGCATGTAAAGGAATTTGGTCCATATTGTTCTGAATACTACAAACTAGCTACTTTGGTGAAGACTTATGAAGTTCCAATCATTCCGATGCCAGATAGGACAGACTGGAATGTTCCTAATAGTGTAGCTGAGGAAGAAGTGTTGCCTTCAATATTCAAAAGACTTCCAGGAAGGTCGAAGAAAGGGCGGAAGAAAAAATCTTGCAAAACACTTTCATCAAGCATAAAATATTGCGGACGTTATGGACATGAAGGATACAATAGGCGTTCCTGCAATTTCTTCCCAAAATGa
- the LOC124887774 gene encoding uncharacterized protein LOC124887774 translates to MAKYFSSSKHTVKKYIFVQQFKAGNFDNNTDALNISILYFIHTFLFSQVRDASISRSDFVMVEDDSTIDDHVDNVIPKIFNWKVVGIKVKYEKYEKFMAGMFSKFVYTNLRQTHEEVQRLDLLTIDGVELNNDASSLSHDTYPDHSGKRHAVDIHTQLDMDHQGFEDFSIVPSPEILMRAGLNTHASASQPTKKKRTVRFDTATILIQDSENTPPFILGKSIPIDQSRTSDSERLDAPTLTPSSSGKSHHQDSSDQRWNELKFFLQFYVDQKFTFIHKIMVKQHEESNDKRNKQHAELLSMLKHINHTHEKDDELGWFTIGGVPSIDNFEEMDIVTSSKDKGKKVKEMVNQELEDIETTTLNGLVGTVVNHNLDYSKVQNPMTKNIRPISEDGQQTWEVTFFFLMLLPKALFLGRIIPVFSLMTCALSPAMDEYLSTISESAQLKIDAIMQGLAAPVDDILLEIIKSMDETVNLHFLSDSQIPSNYPDSVVVAHLAAKSPAK, encoded by the exons ATGGCGAAgtatttttcaagttcaaaacataCTGTCAAAAAGTATATTTTTGTACAGCAATTCAAGGCGGGAAATTTCGACAACAACACCGATGCTTTGAACATATCCATCCTATACTTTATTCATACCTTTTTGTTTTCACAAGTACGTGATGCTAGTATTAGCCGATCAGACTTTGTGATGGTGGAGGATGACAG TACTATAGATGATCATGTCGATAATGTAATTCCAAAGATTTTTAATTGGAAGGTAGTTGGAATTAAGGTCAAGTATGAGAAGTATGAGAAGTTCATGGCTGGTATGTTCAGCAAG TTTGTGTACACTAATTTACGGCAAACTCATGAAGAAGTACAAAGGCTTGATTTGCTAACAATCGACGGCGTTGAATTAAATAATGATGCATCTTCCTTATCACATGATACTTATCCAGATCATAGTGGTAAAAGACACGCTGTCGATATACATACCCAATTGGACATGGACCATCAAGGTTTTGAAGATTTTAGTATTGTTCCATCACCTGAAATCCTAATGAGGGCAGGTTTGAATACTCATGCATCAGCATCACAACCTACAAAGAAGAAGAGGACAGTCCGATTTGATACTGCAACTATTCTTATACAAGATAGCGAGAATACTCCaccatttattttaggaaaaagtatacCAATAGATCAATCACGGACTTCTGATTCAGAGCGTCTTGATGCACCAACGCTAACTCCATCATCATCCGGTAAGTCACATCATCAGGACAGTTCTGACCAAAGGTGGAATGAGTTGAAGTTCTTCTTACAGTTTTAT GTTGACCAAAAATTCACCTTCATTCACAAAATAATGGTTAAACAACATGAAGAATCAAATGACAAAAGAAATAAACAACACGCAGAACTTTTGAGCATGCTAAAACACATCAACCACACCCATGAAAAG GATGATGAACTTGGATGGTTTACAATTGGGGGTGTTCCATCAATAGATAATTTTGAAGAGATGGATATCGTTACTAGTTcgaaagataaaggaaaaaag GTTAAAGAAATGGTGAATCAGGAACTGGAGGATATTGAAACTACCACATTGAATGGTCTTGTAGGTACAGTTGTAAATCATAATCTGGATTACTCTAAAGTACAAAACCCTATGACTAAGAATATCCGTCCTATTTCGGAGGATGGTCAACAGACTTGGGAAGTCACCTTCTTCTTTCTCATGCTATTACCGAAAGCTCTTTTCTTAGGAAGGATTATTCCAGTTTTTAGTCTTATGACCTGCGCCCTTTCACCGGCGATG GATGAATACTTGAGTACCATTTCAGAATCTGCTCAATTGAAGATAGATGCTATAATGCAAGGTTTGGCAGCACCGGTAGATGATATTCTGCTTGAAATTATTAAATCGATGGATGAAACAGTTAACTTGCATTTCTTATCTGATAGCCAGATTCCATCAAATTATCCTGATTCAGTTGTTGTGGCTCATCTAGCAGCAAAATCCCCTGCTAAATGA